DNA from Armatimonadota bacterium:
TGCGCCGGAGTGAGAAACGGCCTGTAGTCAGGCAGACGCGAAAGGGCCCGTCCGGAAGGCGTGCGCCTTCGCCGGACGGGCCCTGCCGTTCCCGCTATTTGCCGAGACTTCAACGGCCCGAACGGCGGCTCGCGGAGGACTTCCGTGAGCTGTACTGCATGCGCCGGTCGTTGCGGGAGCTGTACGATGTCGGCGTGGGCTGCGTTCGCCCAGCACCCGATGACTTGCCCGCGCGGAGGGTTGGGTTCCCGTAGTCGAACCCCTCCACCTTGCGGACCTCGATGGGTTCTCCCAGAGCGCGCTCGATGTCACGGATCGTCGATCGGTCGTCTGCGGTGACCAGCGTCAGGGCATCGCCGCTGCGTTCGGCACGTCCCGTGCGGCCAACCCGGTGAATGTAAGCGTCGGGCGTATCCGGCACGTCGTAGTTAATCACGTGCGAGACGCGCTCGATGTCCAGCCCCCGGGCGGCCATGTCGGTGGCAGCGAGAAGCTGGAACTTGCCCGACCGGAAGCCATCCAGGGTGCGCTGGCGCTGGTTCTGTGACTTATTGGAGTGCAGGGCTTCGGCGCGGAACCCTGCGCGGCCAAGTTGCGCGGCGACACGGTCGGCGCGGTGCTTCGTCCGGGTGAAGATCAGAACCGACTCGATGTCGCTGTGTCGCAGCAGCTGGATAAGAAGGTCAGTCTTGCACTCATTCGCAACCGGGCAGAGAGTATGGGTGATGGTGCAGGCCGGCGCGGCAATCCCGATCTCCACGCGTGCGGGGTTGTGCAATACCTCTGATGCCAGCTGGTTGAGTTCGGGCGCGAAGGTCGCGGAAAAGAAGAGAGTCTGCCGGTCGCGCGGAATGCGTTCCACGATCTGGCGGACCTGGGGCATGAAGCCCATGTCCAGCATGCGGTCGGCCTCATCCAGCACGAGCGTTTCCACCTCGCGCAGGTCGGCATTGCCGCGCTGCAGGTGGTCGATGAGCCTGCCGGGGCAGGCGACGATGATGTCCACGCCCTTGCGGAGTGCGCGCTCTTGCGGGGCCATTGCGACGCCCCCGTACACCGTTGCTGAACGGATCCAGGTGAACTGACCCAGTTGCCGAATTGCCGCGTGTATCTGCTCCGCCAGCTCCCGCGTGGGGGTGATAATGATCGCGCGTACGCGGCCGCGTTTGCTCTTGCTCTGCAGGAGCGACTGGAGGATCGGGAGCACGAAGGCGGCG
Protein-coding regions in this window:
- a CDS encoding DEAD/DEAH box helicase → MRAVDAAGYTETTPVQEAAIPAGLEGRDLVCTAQTGTGKTAAFVLPILQSLLQSKSKRGRVRAIIITPTRELAEQIHAAIRQLGQFTWIRSATVYGGVAMAPQERALRKGVDIIVACPGRLIDHLQRGNADLREVETLVLDEADRMLDMGFMPQVRQIVERIPRDRQTLFFSATFAPELNQLASEVLHNPARVEIGIAAPACTITHTLCPVANECKTDLLIQLLRHSDIESVLIFTRTKHRADRVAAQLGRAGFRAEALHSNKSQNQRQRTLDGFRSGKFQLLAATDMAARGLDIERVSHVINYDVPDTPDAYIHRVGRTGRAERSGDALTLVTADDRSTIRDIERALGEPIEVRKVEGFDYGNPTLRAGKSSGAGRTQPTPTSYSSRNDRRMQYSSRKSSASRRSGR